Proteins from a single region of Candidatus Methylomirabilis sp.:
- a CDS encoding YbaB/EbfC family nucleoid-associated protein, whose translation MKNFGNMMKQAQRMKAEMEKIQAEAATKRVEGTAGGGMVTVVCNGQGEVVEVKIDPEVAGPDELEMLQDLVVAAANEALRKSRELMNQEMGRLTGGLGLPPGLV comes from the coding sequence ATGAAGAACTTCGGGAACATGATGAAGCAGGCTCAGCGAATGAAGGCTGAGATGGAAAAGATTCAGGCGGAGGCTGCGACAAAAAGGGTTGAAGGAACTGCGGGCGGTGGGATGGTTACGGTCGTCTGTAACGGTCAGGGCGAAGTCGTCGAGGTAAAGATCGATCCAGAGGTCGCCGGCCCGGACGAATTGGAGATGCTGCAGGACCTCGTTGTGGCGGCGGCCAATGAGGCGCTTCGAAAGTCTCGCGAGTTGATGAACCAGGAGATGGGTCGGCTGACCGGCGGGCTGGGACTGCCCCCGGGGCTGGTGTAG
- the serS gene encoding serine--tRNA ligase has protein sequence MLDLKYVRDNVEIVRERLAARGATPSIFDEFVQLDVERRAILAEVERLRQRRNELSKEVAELKRQGKNTNDVVARVTTEAPLLNGLEKQLKEKEEIQQEAALFLPNLPHASVPIGKSAEDNVEVRRWGVPRQFHFAPKSHWELGEALGILDFERAAAIAQSRFAVLKGVGARLERALVGFMLDLHGKEHGYTEVLPPLLVNADAMRGTGQLPKFGEELFKTKDEGLYMIPTAEVPVTNLHREEILPPGTLPLSYVAYTPCFRREAGSYGKDTRGLMRQHQFNKVELVKFAEPERSYDALEEMTRHAETVLQRLDLPYRVVALCTVDLGFAAAKTYDIELWIPSQEAYREVSSISNCETFQARRANIRYRPSPKAAPQYVHTLNGSGVAVGRTWLAILENFQEADGTVTVPEALRPYMDGLELISKNRG, from the coding sequence GTGCTGGATCTGAAATATGTTCGTGACAACGTCGAGATTGTGCGCGAGCGACTTGCAGCAAGAGGCGCTACGCCCTCAATTTTTGACGAGTTTGTTCAGCTCGACGTTGAGCGGCGAGCCATACTCGCCGAAGTGGAAAGGCTCAGGCAGAGGCGCAACGAGCTGTCCAAAGAGGTTGCCGAACTCAAGCGACAAGGTAAAAACACAAACGACGTCGTCGCACGAGTCACCACAGAGGCGCCGCTTCTCAATGGTCTGGAGAAACAACTCAAGGAAAAGGAAGAGATCCAACAGGAAGCCGCGCTGTTTCTCCCTAATCTGCCGCATGCTTCCGTCCCGATCGGAAAATCTGCCGAGGATAATGTTGAAGTCAGGCGATGGGGTGTCCCGCGTCAGTTTCACTTCGCGCCGAAATCTCACTGGGAGCTCGGAGAGGCACTGGGGATCCTGGACTTCGAGCGAGCGGCCGCGATCGCACAATCGCGCTTTGCCGTCCTCAAGGGGGTTGGGGCCAGGCTGGAGCGCGCGCTGGTCGGCTTCATGCTTGACCTGCATGGGAAGGAGCACGGCTACACGGAGGTCCTCCCGCCATTACTGGTGAACGCCGACGCCATGCGCGGGACGGGTCAGCTCCCCAAGTTTGGCGAGGAGCTTTTCAAGACCAAGGACGAGGGGCTCTACATGATCCCGACGGCAGAGGTCCCGGTGACCAACCTTCACCGCGAGGAGATCCTGCCGCCCGGAACGCTGCCTCTTTCTTACGTCGCCTATACCCCCTGCTTTCGGCGGGAGGCGGGCTCCTACGGCAAAGATACGCGGGGCCTCATGCGGCAGCACCAGTTCAACAAGGTGGAGCTGGTGAAGTTCGCAGAGCCCGAGCGCTCCTATGACGCGCTGGAAGAGATGACGCGGCACGCGGAGACGGTCCTGCAGCGGCTGGACCTGCCTTATCGGGTGGTGGCGCTCTGCACGGTCGACTTGGGGTTTGCGGCCGCAAAGACCTATGATATCGAGCTCTGGATCCCGAGCCAGGAGGCATATCGGGAGGTCTCGTCGATCAGCAACTGTGAGACGTTTCAGGCGAGGCGGGCCAATATCCGCTACCGGCCCTCGCCCAAGGCGGCACCGCAGTATGTGCACACGTTGAACGGGTCAGGGGTCGCGGTGGGGCGGACCTGGCTGGCGATCCTAGAGAACTTCCAGGAAGCCGACGGCACCGTCACGGTTCCGGAGGCGCTCAGGCCGTACATGGATGGCCTTGAACTGATCAGTAAGAACAGGGGTTAG
- the recR gene encoding recombination mediator RecR → MARYAPPLVRLIGELVRLPGIGPKTAQRLTFHLLKATKEEAVALAQAIIELKERIQSCTVCYNISEGEQCPICADPTRDGSALCVVEEANDLWAIEKTASFKGRYHVLGGSLSPLEGRGPDQLTAKALLQRLDGGEIKEVILATNPNVEGEATAMYLSRLLKPLAIRITRIARGLPMGSDLEYADEVTLSKSLEGRREV, encoded by the coding sequence GTGGCCCGCTATGCCCCGCCCCTGGTCCGGCTGATCGGCGAGTTGGTCCGCCTTCCCGGCATCGGCCCCAAGACTGCCCAACGCCTGACCTTCCACCTCCTCAAGGCCACCAAGGAGGAGGCGGTGGCGTTGGCCCAGGCCATTATCGAGCTGAAAGAGCGGATCCAGAGCTGTACCGTCTGCTACAACATCTCTGAGGGCGAGCAGTGCCCCATTTGCGCCGACCCGACTCGAGACGGATCGGCGCTGTGCGTGGTGGAAGAGGCCAACGACCTGTGGGCTATCGAGAAGACTGCCAGCTTCAAGGGGCGGTACCACGTGCTGGGGGGGTCGCTGTCGCCGCTGGAGGGACGCGGTCCCGATCAGCTCACGGCCAAGGCCCTTCTGCAGCGCCTGGATGGAGGGGAGATCAAAGAGGTGATCCTGGCCACGAATCCGAACGTCGAGGGTGAGGCGACGGCGATGTACCTCTCGCGCCTGCTGAAGCCATTGGCCATTCGGATCACGCGAATCGCTCGCGGCCTGCCGATGGGCAGTGACCTGGAGTACGCCGACGAAGTGACGCTTTCCAAGTCGTTGGAGGGGCGGCGTGAGGTGTAA
- a CDS encoding nucleotidyltransferase, translated as MPFQDYEEFIAALNAHGVRYLVIGAYAVAFHARPRATKDLDILLDPTAANAQRALDALRDFFGDVDLGYGVADLTDPRWIIQLGVAPVRIDLASQIPGCRSFGAAWKRKTEAIFGSVKTYYLGLDDLIQAKEAAGRAQDRADVRVLRRAKRAKNSRV; from the coding sequence ATGCCGTTCCAAGACTACGAAGAGTTCATCGCCGCATTGAACGCCCATGGAGTCCGGTATCTGGTGATCGGCGCCTACGCGGTCGCGTTCCACGCCCGTCCGCGCGCCACGAAGGATCTTGATATCCTGCTGGACCCCACTGCGGCGAACGCCCAGAGGGCTCTCGACGCGCTACGAGACTTCTTTGGAGACGTCGATCTGGGTTACGGGGTCGCAGATTTGACGGACCCGCGGTGGATTATCCAGTTGGGGGTTGCGCCGGTTCGAATAGACTTGGCCTCGCAGATACCGGGGTGCCGAAGCTTCGGTGCGGCATGGAAGAGAAAGACAGAGGCCATTTTTGGATCTGTCAAGACCTACTATCTTGGGCTTGACGATTTGATCCAGGCCAAAGAAGCAGCCGGCAGAGCCCAGGATCGTGCGGATGTGCGCGTCCTCCGGCGCGCCAAACGGGCGAAGAACAGCAGGGTATAG
- a CDS encoding PAS domain S-box protein produces MRSEEPTIPNQAPRAEIAEYRRAEKALRESEAKYRALVSEVSDGLFVVDAQGVITFANRSLARIHGVETPEQLVGRSFFELITPVELNRIKELFVRDVQTGTPTEAVATEIMRPDGARAFVEVKPVPILEDGRVVGFQGILRDVTEHKRSELALRKTHDLLMAVIEASPMGITVLDREGTVRLWNRAAERIFGWQKAEVLGRPHPIIPPNKHQEHLVLLGRALAGETLAGIEVVRQKKDGSPIDISLWTMPLRDGGGGIDSVVGVMVDITGRKQAEGQLRLQAMALEATANGIIITDCNGTIIWANPAFAELTGYSAEETIGRTSRILKSGEHDQTFYQNLWETILSGRVWQGEIVNRRKDGSLYTEDQTITAVRDERGDISHFIAIKRDITERRRLEEQLSQSQKLAAVGLLAGGIAHDFNNLLNGIIGFSELALGEMPPESKAYRRLSRVPQIGRRAASLVSQVLSFARKAPLQRNPLDLNVPLTETATMLQRTLPETITITLEPAHEPLVVNADAAQVQQIILNLANNARDAMPQGGTLTLRLASVTFIETSLDRYPERRSGAFARLTVVDTGTGIAAAIRDRIFEPFFTTKEPGSGTGLGLASVYGIVHQHEGWIEVETAEGQGSTFHIFLPLVSAPAEATPSLAKALPLGTETLLLVEDNPMARELGEVLLSDLGYTALSAADGVEALAIFQAHPDIALVLTDAIMPRMGAADLIPALRALNPDIRVLVATGYAPDEIQHSLKSSGVAGYVRKPFSKADLATAIRTAIDAHAPAGRLPGSSDATA; encoded by the coding sequence GTGCGATCCGAAGAGCCGACGATACCGAATCAAGCGCCGCGCGCCGAAATCGCTGAATACCGGCGGGCGGAGAAGGCCCTGCGGGAAAGCGAGGCAAAATATCGCGCGCTTGTCAGCGAGGTAAGCGACGGGCTGTTCGTCGTGGACGCTCAGGGAGTCATCACCTTCGCTAACCGGTCGCTGGCCAGGATCCATGGCGTTGAAACCCCGGAACAACTCGTAGGCCGCAGCTTCTTCGAACTCATCACCCCCGTTGAACTGAACCGCATCAAAGAGCTATTCGTCCGCGACGTGCAGACCGGGACCCCGACTGAGGCCGTAGCGACTGAAATTATGCGCCCGGATGGAGCGCGCGCGTTCGTTGAGGTGAAGCCGGTTCCTATCCTGGAGGATGGCAGGGTGGTGGGCTTCCAGGGGATCCTACGCGATGTGACCGAGCATAAGCGGTCGGAGCTCGCCCTGCGCAAGACGCACGACCTTCTTATGGCGGTGATTGAGGCCTCGCCAATGGGCATTACCGTTCTGGATCGCGAAGGCACTGTTAGGTTGTGGAACCGAGCAGCGGAACGAATCTTCGGCTGGCAAAAAGCAGAAGTCCTCGGACGCCCGCACCCCATCATCCCTCCGAACAAACACCAGGAGCATCTGGTCCTTCTCGGTCGGGCGCTGGCAGGGGAAACGCTCGCCGGCATCGAAGTTGTTCGTCAGAAGAAAGACGGCTCTCCGATCGATATCAGCCTTTGGACGATGCCGCTGCGTGATGGGGGTGGCGGTATTGACAGCGTCGTCGGTGTCATGGTGGATATCACTGGGCGCAAGCAGGCCGAGGGGCAACTCCGGCTTCAGGCCATGGCGTTGGAGGCGACTGCGAACGGCATTATCATTACCGATTGCAACGGTACGATCATCTGGGCCAATCCGGCCTTTGCCGAGCTGACAGGCTATAGTGCGGAGGAGACGATCGGGCGGACCTCGCGCATCCTCAAGTCCGGCGAACACGATCAGACGTTCTATCAGAATTTGTGGGAGACCATCCTGTCCGGGAGAGTGTGGCAAGGCGAGATCGTCAATCGCCGCAAGGATGGCAGCCTCTACACCGAGGACCAAACCATCACCGCAGTCCGGGACGAGCGAGGAGACATTTCCCACTTCATCGCCATCAAACGCGACATCACTGAGCGCAGACGCCTCGAAGAGCAGCTCAGCCAGTCGCAGAAGCTGGCGGCTGTCGGCCTCTTGGCTGGGGGGATCGCACACGATTTCAATAATCTCCTGAACGGGATTATCGGCTTCTCGGAACTCGCCTTGGGGGAGATGCCCCCGGAAAGCAAGGCATATCGTCGTCTCAGCCGCGTACCACAGATAGGCCGCCGAGCCGCGAGTCTTGTGAGTCAGGTGCTGAGCTTTGCGCGGAAGGCCCCGCTGCAACGCAATCCGCTTGATCTGAACGTGCCGCTCACAGAGACGGCGACGATGTTACAGCGAACTCTTCCCGAGACGATTACCATCACGCTGGAGCCGGCCCACGAGCCCCTCGTGGTCAACGCAGATGCCGCCCAGGTGCAGCAGATTATTCTCAATCTTGCCAACAACGCCCGTGATGCGATGCCCCAGGGTGGGACCCTGACCCTTCGGCTAGCGTCGGTTACGTTTATCGAGACGAGCCTGGATAGGTACCCGGAGCGTCGGTCGGGCGCCTTCGCCCGTCTGACTGTGGTCGATACCGGGACCGGCATCGCGGCTGCTATCCGGGACCGAATCTTCGAGCCCTTCTTTACGACCAAGGAGCCCGGCAGTGGGACCGGCTTGGGTCTGGCCTCGGTCTACGGGATCGTTCACCAGCACGAGGGTTGGATCGAGGTGGAGACGGCCGAAGGCCAAGGGAGCACCTTTCACATTTTCCTCCCTCTGGTTTCCGCTCCGGCAGAAGCTACGCCATCGCTCGCGAAGGCGCTGCCGCTGGGGACCGAGACGCTCCTGTTGGTGGAGGACAACCCGATGGCCCGAGAGTTGGGAGAGGTCCTCCTGAGTGACCTTGGATACACTGCCCTCAGCGCCGCAGATGGCGTCGAGGCGCTAGCGATCTTCCAAGCGCACCCCGACATCGCCCTGGTCCTTACCGACGCCATTATGCCCCGGATGGGGGCGGCAGACCTGATCCCTGCCCTGCGCGCCCTCAACCCTGACATCAGGGTGCTGGTCGCCACCGGCTATGCCCCGGACGAGATTCAGCATAGCCTGAAAAGCTCGGGAGTTGCCGGTTATGTTCGGAAGCCGTTTTCTAAGGCCGACCTGGCTACTGCAATCCGCACAGCCATCGATGCTCACGCGCCTGCCGGGCGCTTACCGGGGAGTTCAGACGCGACCGCCTGA
- the dnaX gene encoding DNA polymerase III subunit gamma/tau has protein sequence MSYLVLARRWRPRNFDEVVGQRAVTQTLKNAIAKDRIAHALLFTGPRGVGKTTTARILAKAVNCERGRTPDPCSECASCNAIAAGRSVDCLEIDGASNRGIDEVRELREIVRYAPSRDKHKVIIIDEVHMLTEPAFNALLKTLEEPPPGVIFILATTHAHKIPPTILSRCQRHDFRRLGQEEILPRLQQIACEEEATVSDGAMKAIARAAEGSLRDAQSLLDQVIAYSGNEVSEEDVAVVLGLVEGELLAQTTQAIIERDGGLALAVVESLSARGDDLQRFCQELLAHLRDLMISKVSKDPTPLLQLSRVPPETVRSQAAALTLADLETIFQVLSRAEFEMRRAPHPRFVLEMALVEATEARSLQTLETLLDRLSALEEKLLAGRTTATGLAPLPLIAAPLAPPPLAPRPQVEAAPLPPADSAQGPQEGWARITRLLERKKRSLTALLAEAKGVALEGDRLIVMLENGTPFARSTLNDLENRRLVAAAATEAFERPLTVEFRFSRPDNPPVVGGSAGLTTGQSELRQPPRSSEARRAPREPRQIAAPEQQMAPSDQEALRGHPLVRRAVELFDGQVVRVRTKQPE, from the coding sequence ATGTCGTACCTCGTTCTCGCCAGGCGATGGCGACCCCGGAACTTCGATGAGGTGGTGGGCCAGCGAGCGGTCACCCAGACCCTGAAGAACGCGATCGCCAAAGATCGCATCGCCCACGCCCTGCTCTTTACGGGTCCGCGCGGGGTCGGGAAGACGACGACCGCCCGCATCCTGGCGAAGGCCGTCAACTGCGAGCGGGGCCGCACACCCGACCCGTGCAGCGAGTGCGCGAGTTGCAACGCGATTGCGGCGGGCCGCTCAGTCGACTGCCTGGAGATCGACGGCGCCTCCAATCGCGGGATCGACGAGGTCCGGGAGCTGCGCGAGATCGTGCGGTATGCCCCCTCGCGCGATAAGCACAAGGTGATCATTATCGATGAAGTCCATATGCTGACCGAGCCGGCCTTCAATGCGTTGCTGAAGACGCTCGAAGAGCCGCCACCCGGGGTGATCTTCATTCTGGCGACGACCCACGCGCACAAGATCCCACCGACCATTCTCTCGCGTTGCCAACGTCATGACTTTCGGCGGCTGGGACAGGAAGAGATTCTCCCGCGGCTTCAGCAGATCGCCTGTGAGGAAGAGGCGACCGTGTCAGACGGCGCCATGAAGGCGATTGCCCGCGCCGCAGAGGGGAGCCTCAGAGACGCCCAAAGCCTGCTGGATCAGGTCATCGCCTATAGCGGGAACGAGGTGAGCGAGGAGGACGTCGCAGTCGTGTTGGGGCTGGTGGAGGGGGAGCTGCTGGCGCAGACGACCCAGGCGATCATCGAGCGTGACGGCGGACTCGCCCTGGCGGTCGTTGAGTCGCTCAGCGCCCGGGGGGACGACCTTCAGCGGTTCTGCCAGGAACTGCTGGCCCACCTGCGCGATCTGATGATCTCAAAAGTAAGCAAAGACCCCACCCCACTGCTGCAGTTAAGCCGCGTGCCGCCGGAAACGGTTCGCTCACAGGCGGCAGCCCTGACGCTTGCAGACCTTGAAACGATCTTTCAGGTCCTGAGCCGGGCCGAGTTCGAGATGCGGCGCGCTCCGCATCCGCGGTTTGTCCTGGAGATGGCGCTGGTCGAGGCGACAGAGGCCCGGTCACTCCAAACCCTTGAGACGCTCCTGGATCGCCTGTCCGCCCTGGAGGAAAAATTGCTGGCCGGGCGGACAACCGCCACGGGGCTCGCGCCGCTCCCCCTGATCGCCGCTCCCCTCGCTCCCCCGCCCCTTGCCCCCCGCCCCCAGGTTGAAGCTGCGCCCCTCCCTCCTGCCGACAGCGCTCAGGGTCCTCAGGAAGGCTGGGCCCGCATCACGCGACTGCTGGAACGGAAGAAGCGGTCGCTTACCGCGTTGCTCGCCGAGGCCAAAGGAGTGGCGCTTGAGGGAGACAGGCTCATTGTGATGCTCGAAAACGGGACGCCCTTTGCGCGATCAACGCTGAACGACCTTGAAAACCGGCGCCTCGTCGCTGCGGCCGCGACCGAAGCCTTTGAGCGGCCCCTGACGGTTGAGTTTCGATTCAGCAGGCCAGACAATCCGCCTGTGGTGGGCGGTTCGGCCGGGCTCACCACAGGCCAGAGCGAGTTGCGTCAGCCTCCGCGATCGAGCGAGGCGCGCCGCGCGCCGCGCGAGCCCCGGCAGATAGCCGCCCCGGAGCAGCAGATGGCGCCATCTGATCAGGAGGCGCTACGGGGTCATCCCCTGGTGCGCCGGGCCGTGGAGTTGTTTGACGGCCAAGTCGTTCGGGTCAGGACGAAACAGCCCGAATAG
- a CDS encoding class IV adenylate cyclase, whose amino-acid sequence MLNIELKARCEDLGRLRERCESLGAEGQEPERQVDTYFSVSYGRLKLRESLEAGAELIRYVREDVAGAQESHYELYPVEDPEALKAILTAALGVSVVVAKRRETFVIGSVRVHLDKVQGLGSFVELQGTVDEPGELPLVADEVQDVQRVLGIDPQSLVKESYAVLVGRAEVTQGPCAN is encoded by the coding sequence ATGCTGAACATCGAGCTGAAGGCGCGCTGCGAAGATCTTGGAAGGCTGCGAGAGCGTTGTGAGTCGCTCGGCGCGGAGGGCCAGGAGCCGGAGCGGCAGGTCGATACCTATTTCAGCGTCAGCTATGGCCGCCTCAAGCTTCGGGAGTCGCTCGAGGCGGGCGCTGAGTTGATCCGTTATGTGCGAGAGGATGTGGCCGGGGCGCAGGAAAGCCACTACGAGCTGTATCCGGTCGAGGATCCTGAAGCCCTGAAGGCGATCCTGACCGCAGCACTTGGGGTCAGTGTGGTGGTTGCGAAACGGCGCGAGACGTTTGTGATCGGCAGCGTCCGGGTCCACCTTGACAAGGTGCAAGGGCTGGGCAGCTTTGTTGAGCTTCAAGGGACTGTCGATGAGCCGGGAGAGCTGCCGCTGGTCGCCGACGAGGTCCAGGACGTGCAGCGGGTGCTGGGGATCGATCCGCAATCGCTCGTCAAAGAGTCCTACGCGGTCTTGGTTGGAAGGGCGGAGGTGACGCAAGGACCTTGCGCTAATTGA
- the rfaD gene encoding ADP-glyceromanno-heptose 6-epimerase, which translates to MESALITGGAGFIGSNLALELERRYPDIRVTIVDDFRSGEFSNLIGFRGDLVAQDLASLDLLGRFQPGEFRVVFHLASITDTTVTDARQMIWSNVEGFRRVAEFARLSQTPLVYASSAATYGVCHSGRMREDQAARPANVYGFSKALLENLARRYADTSREWRVVGLRYFNVYGPGESHKGAAASMIYQLAEQIRAGKRPRIFKHGEQARDFVYVKDVVEATLLAAETNHSGVYNVGSGRPTSFNEVIALLNKALGTDRDPDYFDNPYPFYQPHTEADVARARAELGYVPKYPIDQGIAEYAKQLMEADMRQPELP; encoded by the coding sequence ATGGAAAGCGCTCTGATCACTGGTGGCGCGGGTTTTATCGGGTCGAATCTGGCTCTGGAACTGGAGCGGCGATACCCGGATATTCGGGTCACCATTGTCGATGATTTCCGCTCCGGCGAGTTCAGTAATCTGATTGGATTTCGAGGCGACCTGGTAGCCCAGGACCTCGCGTCGTTAGACCTCCTCGGCCGGTTTCAGCCGGGTGAATTTCGGGTGGTATTCCACCTGGCTTCCATCACCGATACAACCGTCACCGATGCGCGGCAGATGATCTGGAGTAACGTGGAGGGCTTTCGGCGGGTGGCGGAGTTTGCGCGCCTCTCCCAGACACCTCTTGTCTATGCCTCGTCGGCCGCTACTTACGGTGTCTGCCACTCGGGCCGGATGCGAGAAGACCAGGCTGCCCGCCCTGCCAATGTGTACGGCTTTTCGAAGGCGCTCCTGGAGAATCTGGCTCGGCGTTACGCTGACACCTCACGCGAATGGAGGGTCGTCGGGCTTCGGTATTTCAACGTGTACGGGCCGGGCGAATCCCACAAAGGCGCTGCTGCCAGCATGATCTATCAGTTGGCGGAGCAGATTCGAGCGGGCAAGCGACCGCGGATCTTTAAGCACGGGGAGCAAGCACGAGACTTTGTGTATGTCAAAGACGTGGTAGAGGCGACGCTGCTGGCCGCAGAGACCAATCACAGCGGCGTGTATAATGTCGGCTCCGGGCGCCCCACCTCGTTCAATGAGGTCATCGCACTCCTAAACAAAGCCCTGGGGACGGATCGTGATCCCGACTACTTCGATAACCCGTACCCATTCTATCAACCGCACACCGAGGCTGATGTGGCGCGTGCGCGCGCGGAGCTCGGATATGTTCCGAAGTATCCGATCGATCAAGGGATTGCAGAATACGCCAAGCAGTTGATGGAAGCCGACATGAGGCAGCCTGAGTTGCCATAA
- a CDS encoding phosphoenolpyruvate carboxykinase (GTP): MPQYRALEQWVDQVARVTRPDRIHWCDGSEEEHQVLIEGMLRDGTLTGLNHQRYPGCYLHRSHPSDVARTEHLTFICASRREDAGPTNNWMEPKEAREQVGKLFEGSMRGRTMFIVPYLMGPPGSPYSKVGVELTDSPYVVVNMRIMTRMGKIALERLGDSDGFVRGLHSLGDLSPDRRFILHFPEERLIWSIGSGYGGNALLGKKCHSLRIASWIGREEGWLAEHTLIIGLEDPSGQVTYMAAAFPSACGKTNLAMLVAPLQLSGYKVWTVGDDIAWMHIGPDGRLRAINPEAGFFGVAPGTSVKTNPNIMAAVGRNTIFTNVAVTPEGEPWWEGKDATPLDGLIDWRGNPWTPGEGAAAHPNSRFTLPARQCPSISPHWEDPEGVPISAIIFGGRRARVAPLVYQSYSWQHGVFVGAGMASETTAAQSGAVGVTRRDPMAMIPFCGYHMADYFAHWLDMGPRIAHPPAIFHVNWFRTDQNDRFLWPGFGENIRVLKWILGRVQGQGKAVETPIGFVPTSDALDLEGLRLPAGAMDELLRIDGDAWAAEQEEQGLFFDRLASRLPVQIRQEHEMLRQRLSRLSVPVNAAEPPRTP, encoded by the coding sequence ATGCCCCAATATAGAGCGTTAGAGCAGTGGGTGGATCAGGTGGCGCGGGTGACCCGACCCGACCGTATCCACTGGTGCGATGGGTCAGAGGAGGAGCATCAGGTCCTGATTGAGGGGATGCTTCGCGACGGGACCTTGACTGGCCTGAACCATCAGCGCTACCCCGGGTGCTACCTGCATCGGAGCCATCCGTCGGACGTGGCCAGGACCGAACACCTGACCTTCATCTGCGCGTCTCGCAGGGAAGATGCGGGCCCGACCAATAACTGGATGGAGCCAAAGGAAGCGCGCGAGCAGGTTGGGAAGCTCTTTGAGGGCAGCATGCGGGGTCGGACGATGTTTATTGTCCCGTATCTTATGGGTCCGCCCGGCTCTCCCTACAGCAAGGTCGGCGTGGAACTGACCGACAGCCCCTACGTCGTCGTCAACATGCGGATCATGACCCGTATGGGGAAGATCGCACTTGAACGACTCGGCGACTCGGACGGCTTTGTACGCGGTCTGCATTCGCTCGGAGACCTGAGCCCGGACCGCCGCTTTATCCTTCACTTTCCGGAGGAGCGTCTCATCTGGAGCATCGGATCGGGGTATGGGGGCAACGCCCTGTTGGGAAAGAAATGCCACTCCCTTCGCATCGCCAGTTGGATCGGTCGAGAGGAGGGCTGGTTAGCCGAGCACACCCTGATTATCGGGCTGGAAGATCCATCGGGGCAGGTCACCTATATGGCGGCCGCCTTTCCCAGTGCTTGCGGCAAGACCAACCTGGCAATGCTTGTCGCCCCTCTACAGCTTTCTGGCTACAAGGTGTGGACCGTGGGCGATGACATTGCCTGGATGCACATCGGGCCAGACGGACGGCTGCGGGCCATCAATCCGGAGGCTGGATTCTTCGGTGTTGCGCCCGGCACCAGCGTCAAGACCAATCCCAACATCATGGCTGCGGTCGGTCGGAACACGATCTTTACCAACGTGGCCGTCACCCCGGAGGGAGAGCCGTGGTGGGAGGGAAAAGACGCGACACCGCTCGATGGCCTCATTGATTGGCGCGGCAACCCTTGGACGCCTGGAGAGGGGGCGGCCGCTCATCCTAATTCGCGTTTCACGCTTCCCGCCAGGCAGTGTCCGTCGATCTCCCCTCACTGGGAGGATCCGGAGGGCGTCCCCATCTCAGCGATCATCTTCGGCGGACGCCGCGCCCGGGTGGCGCCACTCGTTTACCAATCATATAGTTGGCAGCATGGCGTCTTCGTCGGGGCCGGCATGGCCTCTGAGACGACAGCCGCGCAGTCTGGTGCGGTCGGGGTCACCCGACGCGACCCGATGGCGATGATCCCATTCTGTGGCTATCATATGGCTGACTATTTCGCCCACTGGCTTGACATGGGTCCGCGGATCGCTCATCCTCCTGCGATCTTTCATGTCAACTGGTTTCGGACCGACCAGAACGACCGCTTCCTCTGGCCCGGCTTTGGCGAAAACATTCGCGTCCTCAAGTGGATCCTGGGGCGAGTGCAAGGCCAGGGCAAGGCCGTCGAGACCCCTATCGGCTTCGTTCCCACATCTGATGCGCTGGACCTGGAAGGGCTAAGGCTGCCGGCCGGAGCCATGGATGAGCTGTTGAGGATCGATGGCGATGCCTGGGCGGCAGAGCAGGAGGAGCAGGGCCTGTTTTTCGACCGGCTTGCCTCGCGCCTACCCGTCCAGATTCGGCAGGAGCATGAAATGCTCCGCCAGCGGCTCAGCCGCCTCAGCGTCCCCGTGAACGCCGCCGAGCCGCCGCGCACACCGTAG